From the Deinococcus aerolatus genome, the window CAGTAATTGCGCAGGTAGAACCCGGCGTCACTGTCGGCATCGAGCAGGGTGCCGTCATTCAGCTTGCCCATGCCCAGAATGGTGTTGCCGCGGATGCTCTGGTGATGGCCGCCAGCCACGGCGATTCCATAGTTGCTGGTCTCTAGCACGGTGTTGTTCACGGCTTCGGTGTAACCCGAGTCACAGCCGTCGCCCATCATGATGCCGCCGCCGCTGTAGGAAGCATCGGGACGGCCTGAGAACGCACCATTGATCAGGTTGTCGTGAATGCGGATCGGGCTGCTGGCCGTGCCGTTGGAGTTGTAAATGTTGATCACGTCCTCGACATGGCTTTGACGCGCTGTGTTCTCAACACGGTTCCAGGCAATCTCGGCTCCACTGATGTCGCGTACGCCGTTGAATTGCACAAATTGGACTCGGTAAAATTTGTCCTGAAAGCCACCGTTGCCATCGCTATAGCGGCCCTCGATGTCGCGAGCCAGGTTGTTACGGATGATGATTGTCACAGGTAGGCCCTTGTTGCCCTGCCATTTATTCACATAGATGCCTGCCGTCTTTTCCATAAAGTTGTTCTCGATCAGCAAGGAAACAATGCCTTCGGCGTTCAGGAAGCGGCCGGAAATCCGGTCACGGTCGTTGGGATTCAGGCCGTAGCCCTTGCAGTTGCGAACGGTCAGGTTGGCCGAGGTCCACGCAGCGTTGATTAGGTGGCCGCGTCCGGTCAGCTTGCAGTTCTCAATAATCACCGGTTCAGAGGTCTTGACCACAATTACTGGAATCTTGGGATCGTTGCTGACGTACTCGCCGCTGTAGGTGCCGCCCTTGGTGATGACCAGCGGGCCGCTGACCACGGGGGGCGTAGGCACAGGGGCCGGTGCCGGAGTGGTGGGGACAGCGGGGGGTGCCGGGGCGGCGGGAGGCGTCGGAGTCGGGGCAATAGGAACAACAGGAGTGGTGGGCTGAGTACTCACTGCGGGGGGCACCGGCACCGTGCAGCCCTGGAGCGTTGGAGCGGCCCAGTCGGCATGATCGTAATCAAGATTGTCGCCGGCATCGGTGACCACTAGTTTCAGCACCTTGCGGCCCTGGATGTCCACCCTGAGCTTCTTGGTGGTGCTGGCCCCGGTCATCTTCAGGCTGTCGTACAGCTTGACGCCGTCGCCGAACACCTGAAACACCACGCTGCCCCGGTCGCCCACCTCATCATCGATGCCGATATCGGCCAGGAACAGCTTGCACTCGGAACTCAGGTTGAAGGTGATGGAGGAGTTGGCATGCACGCCCAGGCCGGTGGCGTAAGTCTTGCCGTTCAGAGTCAGGGTTTTGCCGTCATTGCTCTTGGCGTCGCCGTTGCTCTGGTTGCGCTCCACAGGACCCCACCCGTTGGTGGCGGCGGCCCACGCACTCTTGCTCATGACATTGTCGCCGGCCAGCAGCGCCTCCTGGGTCAGTCTGGTGCTGGCATCCTCGTCCGTCCAGGAACGGTCCACACCGTCGTACATGCTGCCGTGGTCCGCTGGCTGCCCCACCATGCCGGTCTGCTCTTGGGGTGCGCTGGGGCCAGAGCAGGCCGCCAGAATCAGGGGCGCACACCACACCAGCCAGCGCAGGGGGCGGGCGGACTTGCTGACGGTGGAGGAGGCAGTGGTGGGGGGGATAGGGGACATGAGGGTTCTCCTGGGTGGGCGCTACCGATTCTTGAGCTGCTGGGCGACTCTCGAACACGGGCGGGACTTGGACGGTAGAGGGGTGGTTGACGATGTGCTGGTGAAACACTGGGGGTGGTCCTCTTCTCGGTTGACATCACGCTACAGATTTAACTGAAACTTCATCTATGAAATATCCATGAAATGAACCGGCTGTTTGCCGGGTATCTAACAACAATCGGCCAAATTTGCTTGATTGCTGGGGGTGTGGGGGGAGGGTTAAATACCTTTAACAACGTTGAGTGCGAACTCTGTAAGAGAAATTTTACGGAATTGGAATTCGGTAGATGATTAATTATAAGATCTTTAGAATCACCTGAGTAAGGAAAATGTAAGAGAATAAAATGGTGACCGTATTTATTTTTCGACGATTTATTCAATATCTTGGTAAAAGATAATCTAGTTTGAATTTATTATACATTTCGGATTATTTTCATAGATTTATTTGATTTAGGTCGGAGTATGCAAAAATCCCTTTGCTTGATTATAAAAATGAGATTTCTGAGAAGATGTGAACCTTTCTGACAAGCTGACTGGACGCTCATCCGGAAAGAGTCAATACCGGCTCGATCTGTGACAGATCTGGAAGGGCGGACAAGAGGCTCTGGACATGTTTCGGAAGTGGGACCATGTACAAGTCACGCCACTGAATCCGCGCTGTGGGTACCGAGCCAGTTTTCGCTGAGACACATTTTTTGCGATGGTTTAACGTTCGCGGGACTACCCTCGTCCTGATCGCTCTACTGCTGCCTGGAGGCAGCGCAGGCCAAAACGTCGACGCCCTTAAGGCAGGAGGCGGGTTCTGTGGCGACCAGCCTGTATGCCTCTCCGCTGCCGGGACCGGAACCGGTCTCAGACTCTTCCCTGGCCTTCCCACACAAAGGAACTCATTTCTGATGTCCAAAGCCCACCCTGTTGCCCTGCTGTCCCCGTCTCGCCTGCCTGTGCTGGGCCTCGTTCTGACCGGACTGCTGGCCGCCTGCGGTCCCCAGGCGTCCAAAGATCCACCACTGCCGCCGCCTGACCCGGCCACCAACGCAAAAATCAACTTTCAGCCTGCCGGCGCGGCAGTGCCCACCGGTTACACCGCCGACACCGGCGCGGCCTACAGCGACGCCCGTGGGTACGGTTGGGTGGCCCAGTCGGACCGTGCGCCACTAAACGTCTCGGTCAACGCCCGCGTGTACGAGGCACAGCCTGTGGACCCGCGCCTGAAGTCATTCATTCATATGCAGTACAACGCGAACACCACCACCCCGGCCGTGCGGACACCCGCAGCCTGGGAGTACGCAATTCCTGACGGGACGTACACCGTGACCGTCAGCACCGGCGATGCCAGCGCCAATCTGGACAGCACCCACGCCCTGAACATCGAGGGCCAGAAGGCCGTCCTGCCCTACAAACCGGCGGATACCAACAAGTTCCGCTCCGTGACCCTGCGCGTGCCGGT encodes:
- a CDS encoding NPCBM/NEW2 domain-containing protein, with the translated sequence MSPIPPTTASSTVSKSARPLRWLVWCAPLILAACSGPSAPQEQTGMVGQPADHGSMYDGVDRSWTDEDASTRLTQEALLAGDNVMSKSAWAAATNGWGPVERNQSNGDAKSNDGKTLTLNGKTYATGLGVHANSSITFNLSSECKLFLADIGIDDEVGDRGSVVFQVFGDGVKLYDSLKMTGASTTKKLRVDIQGRKVLKLVVTDAGDNLDYDHADWAAPTLQGCTVPVPPAVSTQPTTPVVPIAPTPTPPAAPAPPAVPTTPAPAPVPTPPVVSGPLVITKGGTYSGEYVSNDPKIPVIVVKTSEPVIIENCKLTGRGHLINAAWTSANLTVRNCKGYGLNPNDRDRISGRFLNAEGIVSLLIENNFMEKTAGIYVNKWQGNKGLPVTIIIRNNLARDIEGRYSDGNGGFQDKFYRVQFVQFNGVRDISGAEIAWNRVENTARQSHVEDVINIYNSNGTASSPIRIHDNLINGAFSGRPDASYSGGGIMMGDGCDSGYTEAVNNTVLETSNYGIAVAGGHHQSIRGNTILGMGKLNDGTLLDADSDAGFYLRNYCKTPNDTSTVIAEGNTVGWGTPTDKNPNGRWDWSDTAGVQRNNTRIQATNRAVDSQVLAQAILDWERRALAASMVIGAR